A genomic region of Streptosporangium lutulentum contains the following coding sequences:
- a CDS encoding response regulator transcription factor has protein sequence MLRLVAEGRSNREIAGELFISAKTASVHVSNILAKLGVASRGEAAAMAHQRNALG, from the coding sequence GTGCTCAGACTGGTGGCGGAGGGCCGCAGCAACCGTGAGATCGCCGGGGAGTTGTTCATCTCGGCGAAGACGGCCAGCGTGCACGTCTCCAACATCCTCGCCAAGCTGGGCGTCGCCTCGCGTGGGGAGGCGGCGGCCATGGCTCACCAGCGGAATGCGCTGGGCTGA
- a CDS encoding putative glycolipid-binding domain-containing protein, with translation MRGLVWTKDEGAEYAEVNLASELTAVGVAIGTDPVPYRLEYTLRTFPGYVTELLCVRAHGAGWHRALDLRRSAHGTWSCETKAEGDLEGPPPGGDMNVLNDALDCDLGLSPLTNSMPVLRHGLNNCEGRMDFVMAWVRVPHLQVTREAQRYTHLGPGSVRFESEGFSADLAFDHDGIVADYPGLAKLIGP, from the coding sequence ATGCGCGGGCTCGTGTGGACGAAGGACGAGGGTGCCGAATACGCCGAGGTCAACCTCGCGTCGGAGCTGACGGCGGTCGGGGTGGCGATCGGGACGGACCCCGTGCCCTACCGGCTGGAATACACCCTGCGGACCTTTCCCGGATACGTGACCGAGCTGCTCTGCGTACGGGCCCACGGCGCGGGCTGGCACCGGGCGCTCGACCTGCGCCGTTCGGCGCACGGCACCTGGTCGTGCGAGACGAAGGCGGAGGGCGACCTCGAAGGGCCGCCGCCCGGCGGGGACATGAACGTCCTGAACGACGCGCTCGACTGCGACCTCGGGCTGTCACCGCTGACGAACAGCATGCCGGTGCTCCGGCACGGCCTCAACAACTGCGAGGGGCGGATGGACTTCGTCATGGCGTGGGTCCGGGTTCCCCACCTGCAGGTGACCCGCGAGGCCCAGCGTTACACGCATCTGGGCCCCGGATCGGTGCGTTTCGAGAGCGAGGGCTTCAGCGCGGACCTCGCCTTCGACCACGACGGGATCGTCGCCGACTATCCGGGTCTGGCGAAGCTGATCGGTCCGTGA
- a CDS encoding response regulator transcription factor, whose product MGHTGHAAAPGEVIRVVVADDEKLIRSGWSTMLSMHPDIEVVGEASDGREAVALGIGAGVVLMDIRMPYMDGLTATRELSRRSPGTRVIVVTTFENDQLVWGALRAGAAGYLLKRAPANELVDAIRLVHGREAVLFPDALRRIAAPRQGTTTSRSSLDLTPRELAVLRQIARGQNNAEIAATLFVSRETVKTHVRNVLDKLDARDRTQAVVRAYELGIVFAGVELP is encoded by the coding sequence GTGGGGCATACGGGCCACGCTGCCGCTCCGGGCGAAGTGATCCGCGTCGTCGTCGCCGACGACGAGAAACTCATCCGCTCCGGATGGTCGACGATGCTCTCCATGCATCCGGACATCGAGGTGGTCGGCGAGGCCTCGGACGGGCGCGAGGCCGTCGCGCTGGGCATCGGCGCCGGGGTGGTCCTCATGGACATCCGGATGCCGTACATGGACGGGCTCACGGCGACCAGGGAACTCTCCCGCAGGTCTCCCGGGACCCGTGTCATCGTGGTCACCACGTTCGAGAACGACCAGCTCGTCTGGGGCGCCCTGCGAGCCGGAGCCGCCGGATACCTCCTCAAACGGGCTCCCGCGAACGAGCTGGTGGACGCCATCCGCCTGGTGCACGGCCGGGAGGCGGTCCTCTTCCCCGACGCGCTGCGCCGCATCGCGGCACCCCGTCAGGGGACGACGACGTCACGGTCGTCACTGGACCTCACCCCGAGGGAGCTGGCCGTCCTCCGTCAGATCGCCCGCGGGCAGAACAACGCCGAAATCGCGGCGACGCTGTTCGTGTCCCGGGAGACGGTCAAGACGCACGTGCGCAACGTCCTCGACAAGCTCGACGCCCGCGATCGCACCCAGGCCGTGGTCCGGGCCTACGAACTGGGGATCGTGTTCGCCGGCGTGGAGCTTCCATGA
- a CDS encoding sensor histidine kinase, protein MRDRIVRVLKSGLYQLLGAALLTPVAAGLALLFLTDLSLTRILLLWVACLPASVLVTSVPLVQRIEVIALSELLHVDVPDRTDRLYLWILTTLHLFLGATLSAVALALLPGVVQVVDIGQWQEDPAPVVRFLAVLVGAVAVMVAAGTAQRWAVRRLLRSDPSHTIEDLDRRQTLALELHDSVGHALSVVLVQGMAAQAVLQGRDDGDEVARSLDHLVTTARDAQQDLDVLLGVLDDADAAEAPTLLSLGKLTCGLEVECHVDPVDKVPEHTSRVAYAIAREAVTNALRHGRGRVRMHVAVGSELVLSVENEAVGTPSVSPPREGRGLAGMRMRARLVGGTCEWREVDSTWGIRATLPLRAK, encoded by the coding sequence ATGAGGGATCGCATCGTCCGCGTGTTGAAATCGGGGCTGTACCAGTTGCTGGGAGCCGCGTTGCTGACCCCCGTCGCCGCGGGTCTCGCCCTCCTGTTCCTGACCGATCTGTCCCTGACGCGCATCCTGCTGTTGTGGGTCGCCTGCCTGCCCGCCTCGGTTCTTGTCACGTCGGTGCCGCTCGTCCAGCGCATCGAGGTCATCGCCCTGTCCGAACTACTCCACGTGGACGTGCCGGATCGTACGGACCGTCTCTACCTCTGGATCCTCACGACCCTGCATCTTTTCCTCGGCGCCACCTTGAGCGCGGTGGCACTCGCTCTTCTCCCCGGCGTCGTCCAGGTGGTCGACATCGGGCAATGGCAGGAGGATCCCGCGCCGGTGGTCCGGTTTCTCGCCGTCCTCGTCGGCGCCGTCGCGGTGATGGTCGCGGCCGGAACCGCCCAGCGATGGGCCGTGCGAAGACTGCTCCGATCCGACCCCTCGCACACGATCGAGGACCTCGATCGTCGGCAGACCCTGGCCCTTGAGCTTCATGACTCCGTCGGTCACGCCCTCAGCGTCGTCCTCGTTCAGGGGATGGCCGCCCAGGCGGTTCTCCAGGGACGGGACGACGGGGACGAGGTGGCCCGGTCCCTCGACCATCTGGTCACCACCGCCCGTGACGCACAGCAGGATCTCGACGTCCTCCTGGGCGTCCTCGACGACGCGGACGCGGCGGAGGCGCCCACGCTGCTCTCTCTCGGCAAACTGACCTGCGGGCTCGAGGTGGAGTGCCACGTCGACCCGGTCGACAAGGTCCCGGAACATACCTCGCGGGTGGCCTACGCGATCGCCCGGGAGGCGGTCACCAACGCCCTCCGGCACGGCCGCGGGCGGGTCAGGATGCACGTCGCCGTCGGTTCGGAGCTCGTCCTGTCCGTCGAGAACGAGGCCGTCGGCACTCCATCCGTCTCCCCTCCCCGGGAGGGGCGCGGGCTGGCCGGGATGCGGATGCGGGCCCGCCTGGTCGGTGGGACCTGCGAATGGAGGGAGGTGGACAGCACGTGGGGCATACGGGCCACGCTGCCGCTCCGGGCGAAGTGA
- a CDS encoding amidohydrolase family protein has protein sequence MMPFAIRAGLMFDGRSVSGPTTVFVEDGRITGVDTSGALPPEGVALADLGPEAFLMPGLVDPHTHLGFDAGPDPVTSFTTAGDAELLAWMRTAAGRALQAGVTTVRDLGDRNYLALALGAESERNPGRGPEILAAGPPITTPGGHCHFMGGVAEGATALRDAVRERHERGCAVVKIMLSGGLMTPGSAPHEAQYSLADLRIVVDEAHRLGLPVAAHAHGTPAIGDALAAGVDSIEHATFMTADGVDADPALLAAIAGSDVFVSLTTGIAPGDSTPVLPPEVAKRVRAVHEAFRSLYERGARIVLGTDAGITQLKPHDVLPYAIAQSTADGPSPLEALVAATGLAAEACGVADRKGRIAVGADADLLVVTGNPLDDLDRLRDVRAVFRAGVRVR, from the coding sequence ATGATGCCTTTCGCGATTCGCGCCGGACTGATGTTCGACGGCAGGAGTGTGTCCGGGCCGACGACGGTTTTTGTGGAAGATGGGCGGATCACCGGGGTGGACACCTCCGGTGCGCTCCCTCCCGAGGGGGTGGCCCTGGCCGACCTCGGGCCGGAGGCGTTCCTGATGCCGGGTCTCGTCGACCCTCACACGCATCTCGGTTTCGACGCCGGCCCCGACCCGGTGACCTCGTTCACCACCGCCGGCGACGCGGAACTGCTGGCCTGGATGCGGACCGCGGCCGGCCGGGCGCTCCAGGCCGGTGTCACGACCGTGCGTGACCTCGGCGACCGCAACTACCTGGCGCTGGCGCTGGGCGCGGAGTCAGAGCGGAACCCCGGAAGGGGACCGGAGATCCTCGCAGCCGGGCCCCCGATCACCACGCCCGGCGGCCACTGTCATTTCATGGGAGGCGTGGCCGAAGGAGCCACGGCGCTGCGCGACGCGGTGCGGGAGCGGCACGAGAGGGGCTGCGCGGTGGTCAAGATCATGCTGAGTGGCGGCCTCATGACGCCGGGCTCGGCGCCGCACGAGGCCCAGTACTCCCTGGCCGACCTGCGGATCGTCGTGGACGAGGCACATCGGCTCGGCCTGCCGGTCGCCGCCCACGCGCACGGCACACCGGCGATCGGAGATGCCCTGGCGGCGGGAGTGGACAGTATCGAACACGCGACCTTCATGACGGCGGACGGGGTCGACGCCGACCCCGCCCTGCTCGCCGCCATCGCCGGAAGCGACGTCTTCGTGAGCTTGACGACCGGAATCGCGCCCGGCGATTCGACGCCGGTCCTGCCGCCGGAGGTCGCCAAGCGCGTGCGGGCCGTGCATGAGGCCTTCAGGAGCCTGTACGAGCGGGGCGCCAGGATCGTGCTCGGTACGGACGCCGGCATCACGCAGCTCAAGCCACACGACGTGCTGCCGTACGCCATCGCCCAGAGCACCGCGGACGGTCCGTCCCCGCTGGAGGCACTCGTCGCGGCGACCGGCCTCGCCGCCGAGGCGTGCGGGGTCGCCGACCGGAAGGGACGGATCGCGGTGGGCGCGGACGCCGACCTGCTCGTCGTCACCGGAAATCCCCTCGACGATCTCGATCGGCTCCGGGACGTCCGAGCGGTCTTCCGCGCGGGTGTCCGGGTTCGATGA
- a CDS encoding Mut7-C RNAse domain-containing protein, whose product MDGPGIHLSFAPELHLFVAARRRAGSTVVAVDSSSTLGHIVESLGVPLTESGRLSADGREVPVSYVPRGGEHVEVSGIERPQKVPGAPLRFLLDVHLGTLARRLRLLGVDAAYESEDLGDPVLATLSAEQRRVLLSRDRGLLKRREIWAGAYVYSHRPDDQLRDVLERFAPVLAPWTRCTACNGILGDVGKDAVRPDLEDGTERAYDAFARCTACARVYWRGAHHARLSSIVEGAMREFGGTVA is encoded by the coding sequence ATGGACGGTCCCGGCATTCATCTGAGTTTCGCCCCCGAGCTGCACCTCTTCGTCGCGGCTCGGCGACGTGCCGGAAGCACGGTGGTCGCCGTTGACAGCTCTTCGACGCTCGGGCACATCGTCGAGTCGCTGGGAGTCCCGCTCACCGAGTCGGGCCGGCTGAGCGCCGACGGCAGGGAGGTGCCGGTCTCCTACGTGCCGCGCGGCGGCGAACACGTCGAGGTGAGCGGGATCGAGCGGCCGCAGAAGGTGCCCGGGGCGCCGCTGAGGTTCCTGCTCGACGTGCACCTGGGAACGCTGGCACGGCGGCTACGTCTGCTCGGGGTCGACGCGGCCTACGAGAGCGAGGACCTCGGCGACCCGGTGCTCGCCACGCTCTCGGCCGAGCAGAGGCGGGTGCTGCTCTCCCGGGACCGGGGCCTGCTGAAGCGGCGGGAGATCTGGGCGGGGGCCTACGTCTACAGCCACCGGCCGGACGACCAGCTGCGCGACGTGCTGGAGCGGTTCGCGCCGGTGCTGGCGCCGTGGACCCGATGCACGGCGTGCAACGGAATCCTCGGAGACGTGGGCAAGGACGCGGTCCGCCCCGATCTGGAGGACGGCACCGAGCGCGCGTACGACGCCTTCGCCCGGTGCACGGCCTGCGCGCGCGTCTACTGGCGCGGCGCGCACCACGCCCGCCTCAGCTCGATCGTCGAGGGCGCGATGCGCGAGTTCGGCGGGACAGTGGCCTGA
- a CDS encoding RNA-guided endonuclease InsQ/TnpB family protein produces the protein MSETAQQTARSLQGYRIELAPTPEQRTRLAQHAGLARVAENFYLEKVRAALAQRAAEQTYGVAEAELTGVPWSAPQLEALWRAAHPDRYPWFTAEGLSSRVPKEAARCRASALKNWVASRAGKRKGRKIGFPAWRKRRDGGRFRYDADRAKPADARTVKLPGIGAVATREDMSWLTGRIAAGTARVLGATIKEQAGRWWISFQLDLDRTALNAARAAPAEADACGLDLGLTVFLTLRNDDGSTEEIHALKPLKRSLRALARANRALARKAEGSANRARQARKVAALHLKVANQRADFLHQTTTWLARTKRAIAVETLNIAGMVKNHRLARAIHDAGWGEFIRQLRYKTDWYGAYLHAADRWFPSSKTCSECKQVHRGLALAERTWTCVGCGTNHDREVNASTNLLDDMLPALEALELKRGQVAA, from the coding sequence GTGTCCGAGACGGCGCAGCAGACGGCCCGTTCTTTGCAGGGCTATCGGATCGAGCTCGCACCCACCCCCGAGCAGCGCACCCGGCTGGCTCAGCACGCTGGGTTGGCGCGGGTGGCGGAGAACTTCTACCTGGAAAAGGTCCGGGCGGCGCTCGCTCAGCGCGCCGCCGAGCAGACCTACGGGGTGGCCGAGGCCGAGCTGACCGGTGTGCCGTGGAGCGCCCCGCAGTTGGAGGCGTTGTGGCGGGCCGCCCACCCCGACCGCTACCCGTGGTTTACCGCTGAGGGGTTGTCCTCGCGGGTACCCAAGGAGGCCGCCCGCTGCCGGGCAAGCGCGCTAAAGAACTGGGTCGCCTCCCGGGCCGGGAAACGTAAAGGGCGCAAGATTGGTTTCCCCGCCTGGCGCAAGCGACGCGACGGGGGCCGGTTTCGCTATGACGCCGACCGGGCCAAGCCCGCCGACGCGCGCACCGTCAAACTGCCTGGCATCGGCGCCGTTGCCACCCGCGAGGACATGAGCTGGCTGACCGGGCGGATCGCGGCCGGAACCGCGCGGGTCCTCGGTGCCACCATCAAGGAACAGGCGGGCCGGTGGTGGATCTCTTTTCAGCTCGACCTCGACCGCACCGCGCTGAACGCCGCACGCGCCGCCCCCGCCGAGGCGGACGCCTGCGGCCTGGATCTCGGGCTGACGGTCTTTCTCACGCTGAGAAACGACGACGGCAGTACCGAGGAGATTCATGCTCTCAAACCGCTGAAGAGGTCACTGCGTGCCCTGGCCCGCGCGAATCGGGCGTTGGCCCGCAAAGCCGAGGGCAGCGCGAATCGGGCCCGCCAGGCTCGGAAGGTCGCGGCCCTGCATCTGAAGGTCGCTAACCAGCGCGCCGATTTCCTGCATCAGACCACCACGTGGCTCGCGAGAACCAAACGAGCCATCGCGGTGGAAACGTTGAACATCGCCGGGATGGTGAAAAACCACCGGCTGGCTCGAGCGATCCACGACGCCGGCTGGGGGGAGTTCATCCGCCAGCTCCGCTACAAGACCGACTGGTACGGCGCGTACCTGCATGCGGCCGATCGCTGGTTTCCTTCCTCCAAAACCTGCTCGGAATGCAAACAGGTGCATCGAGGGCTGGCGCTGGCCGAGCGCACCTGGACGTGCGTCGGATGCGGCACCAACCATGATCGGGAGGTCAACGCCTCGACCAACCTTCTCGACGATATGCTCCCGGCGTTGGAGGCGCTGGAGTTGAAAAGAGGCCAGGTCGCGGCCTGA